CCCCGGGCCCATAGTTCCTATATTCCCCATACCACAATGTGCTCAAGGCAAAGTCTCCATACCACTCAAGCCACCCTCTGGGCTGGACTAGACCACCCATGTAAGTGTTAATAAAAACAGTCCTAGAATATTGCTTCCATGGCCTCCCCAAATAGGTTGGTTGGGTAGCAAAAATATAGCTATCTTGGATTGAAAACCCTGTGCTCTGATGTGGGCTTTTCCTACCCTGGGCAGTGATTGTGACCTTTTGTAGTTGTAGGGGTACTCTGGTGTATATTTTGCACTTTTGGAGGACGGCTGCCCCATTGCCAAAAATGAAGTCTATGGTGCCATAGATGTCACATTCACGGTAGAATTGGCGGAGAGAGTGGACATAGAGGGTGTCTTGGTACCCTTCCACGCTGCACCGGTAGAAGGCAGACTGGTCAGAGTCGACACGGAGCGCAACAGCTTGATGGTTTTGGGGTCCGGCTGTGTTTCGAAACGTCATGTCCCTTGCTATAAATCCCTTCCCGGAGACCGctacaagcaaaaaaaaaaatgataatcatTACCAAAAGAAGTCATTTGCATGCTAGgacaaaaaaaaggggggagAAACTTCACTTGCCCAAGAAGTATCAGAGTTTTTGCAATCATAACCTTGaactttaatttttgcaacgtcGGTATCCTAAGAACTTGACCCTTTTGGAACACGACTTGAATTATGTTAATGCAAAATTTGGTAATATTTGTGACATGGGCCAACAAAAAGATGAACAAATAGAAAGCTAGCTAGGcaattaagttaattaattactaaccaACAGTTGCAGTTCGAAATGTTGTCCATCCTTGCATGAAATGCCGATTGCCTGTGACAATGGTCTGTCCCATCCCATCCCCAAAAACCATAatattggtttttttcttcttcatatctATGTTCTCCCTATAAATTCCCTTCTTCACGTATATGATATACCTCCTGACACTATAGCTTGGAGCTGCGGCAATTGCTTCGGTGATTGTGCGGTAGTCACCACTCCCATCCAATGCCACAGTGGCATCTACGTGCATGCCTCTTGGATGAGATTTAAGAAGCTCTTGATCGCCTTCCGTCATCCATTTCGGAAAATTCGAACTCTTTTCTGTTGTTGTTGCGGTGGCGGTACTATTTCGAGGTGGCTTGAATGGCAAGCTATGTAGTTGAGTGTACAGAGCCAAAACATTGCCAATAAGCTGCGTGACTTCTCTCAAGCTTCCGCTAATGAAACGTTCGACATGTCTGTCAGTGCCCTCAAAGCCTTCAAGGCAGGTGTCCTGGTTGCTCAGCGCAGCACTCAGCCAAGCTTTTAGATTCCCTTCGTAGTGAACGCTCTTCAAACCGGCTCGAATGTTCTTCATCTCGGATAACGACCATGCGAGTTCGGAGACGGAGAAGTCGAGAAGTTCTTTGCAATCCTCCGTTGCTATTTGCTCGCGGTAGCTGAAGGACATAGAATTGAACTTTGTGATCGATTGGATGGCTAGCCTCGCTTCGTTGAGCGTCGTCCGAAGTGCGGCGGTTAAGATCGAAGACGGATTTGGCGGCCGCCCTGTTTTTTCTACCTCGGTTTGCATGTTTGAGAGGCATGACTTTTGATTGTCAACGTTGATGCAAGCTTGTGTCATCATGGCTTGCATGGTTTGGTCTGGTTCGTTTGAGGAGGGTCCATGGGAGAGAGCTTCGAGGTGTGGTAAGAGGATgacaacaagaagaaaactGGCTAAGGCCATGCTTTGAAGGAGAAAGGAGGAGATGGTTTATGGTTGTtttgcaaaagaaagaaagattatttATTAGTCAGAGTATGCGTGCATGCGGGGCAGCAGGGGGATTGTTTGCTTTCAAAGTAATGTTTAAAATCTTTTGAGTTTTAAAGTTGCTTTCTTTTTTGCGTTTTCCCCAGGCAAAGTTCAAGCACTTGTGCTTTCTTCCGAGGGCACGGGTTAATATTCCTCCCTATTTCGTCCTGTTGTCTAGGTAGAATGCTTTTCTAAATGGGATTCTGTATAGCGTGCTCTCCACATGTTGCACAATCACAAGCTCCCTTGCTCGGACCATCTTTTCCAGAACCACAGACAGCTCGTGTTCACGTGTGAGGTTCGAGTCATATCGAAGAatagatataagactatataagttaatCCTCACCCGCTAATTTCGATTATGTGTCCGGTTCTCGGGTTGCATCAAAAATTGTCAGCAAGTTGTGTCCTAATATACGGACTCAGAAAAGCAGAAGTGCGTGGACTATTCTCATATTACCtcataaaattatgaaaaataaaaacagaggaccattttatgttttggggaaaaataaataaagaaagcaAAACCCTCTTGGAGTAAACATGTTAATGTGACCtcatcaaatttaaaaattcataatTGGATCGAAAAGATATACTAGTTACAGATCCTGCCTCACTTCTAAAGCCATATGCTCAATGACCAATTGAGCATGGCTTAGTAGGGAAGGatcaaaacacacacaaaaaggtcaaaagaaacaaacaaaaaaatgctATCTCATGCAATTATGGTATTAAACTATTGTAGcaactttcaaaaaataaaataaaaaataaaaaaaccccaAACTTTAGGTGAAAATGAAACCCTTTCTCCAAAGCGAGAAGTAGGGGACCTGCAAGATTATTCAAGAAAACCCATGACAAAAGGTTGTTTCTGACTTGCAAATATCGTTTGAGATGTAAAGTACTCTAATCCCATCTAATCTTGCAACCCCTTGCATGAAGGGTCTCGAGTATCTCTGAAGAAAGTAAGCATCTGAGCGGTCTAAGTAACTTAACCTTTCTGATCCGCACAGAGCAGGACCTAAGTGCGAGCTCAAACCCTTTTAGTGTGACCTTCGTGAGGTGCACCAGCTTGGCATCCTGTAGGCGTGTTAGGTTCCCCATCACCATGCAAAGCCCCACATCTGAGACGGCGCAATGGCTCATATTTATCTGCCACCATTTATATAATACATCAGTTCAAACCCCTCTTCCAAGATCCAAATTCAATGAAcgtttaacaaaaaaatgttgACACGTGTTTTATGAAACTAAATACAAATAAACCCCAACTATTTTGACAAGAGATATCCTCAGAATTGTAACCCTCCCATGGCATATAAGCTACTAATACGTTTTTTCTCCACCCTTTCTCAACTTGGAGCGTTCTGGGGACCACGGGCAAGAGGCAAACTAGGTACTATATATAGGGTTCCGTTACATAGAGAAGAAGAGATAGCTAGCTAGCTTAAGAAAGTTATCTCGCCACCGATTTATAATAATCTCTGCTAAGGACTTCCAAACTGCCACATTTTTATTTGTCTTACTCAAACATGCTGCATATACTACCTCATAAAATTTTCCACTTTAAGGATTCTAGTTAATATGCAGTCAAAAAAGAAGGCAATTTATACAGAAAATGGGTCCTGTAtttgatgaaaaagaaaaaatctcttTTGTTGCATTCactttttatttagttttaatcaGACAATATTTACACAGAACTAGAGATACGATTCCGAAGAGGATAAAGCTTGCAAGTGAGCATGATAACATTTGAATCTTGAGGAATGTTACTCTTTGAAGTTCGGAAAATATGTAAGAGGAGAATCCACTGCAAAACTGTGGCATATAGGCTTTGCTTGCTAAAAAAACTTAGGAAAAGGGTAAGACACAAGTGGAGAACGTGGGGTATTATTGCAGTGGATCTCTGAATCTGTTGTGGGAGGTGACAGCTATCAACTCTATCAAAGGAGTAAGGATCCCTCGGTGGCTTTCAAGTGCTGGAAAGGAAAAAGTAAACCACTCAAGAGACCTTGAAAACTCCAATTCTTATTTGCCTAAATGTTCAAAATACAGTGTTCAAAAGAATGGAAGCTACCCCACAGTGTGGCTTACCCATCCGGTAGGTTAGTTATTCTTAAATCGTCTCTCTTTCTGAGACcccttcatcttctttttttcctcctttctctacaccaaatttgttttcaacaTATAAAACAGAAGATAGAAgcaattgaagaaaaagaacaggAAGTGATACAGTCTTGAAAACACCTTGAAAATGCAAGAGCAAAATAATGAACTGGGAATGGTATGACATGCATTACCACACAATTTTCATTTCCAATTCCAGCCAACTCCCCCCTAATCCTAGATATCATTGTCAAATAGCTATAAGCTTGATGGTTACATTAGACGAGAATAGTTTTTAATCCCATCTGTTTCTGAAAAACAACCCTCATTCCAATTCAAGATAAGGAAACCACACCTGTCGCATATGCCGTGAGTAGTAGGCAAGTGCCCAGAAGCCTGAGTCATCAATCTTTTCACAATGTTTCAAATCCAAATCTGCCAGTCTCTGACACCCAGCTGCAACTGCCGTCAAACCCATACTTGTGATGTTGAATAGTCCGCGCATCTCCAGGTCAGAGAGGTCCTCAAAATGCCCAATATACTGCATCCCCCTATCGGTAACCCCACTGCAGTATGACAAGTTCAGCTTCGTCAATTTCTTGCAACCACTCAATAGCGCAGCTAATCCATCATCTCCTATACCTGTACAGCTGCAACCCAAGACAGAAAGATCAATCAATAAATTCACCTTAACTATTTTTTCAACTCTCAATACATAATCAAATTGACTTGTGGGCTTAGATTACCGGTATAAATCAAGTTCagtaatttttgtacaattacGAGCGATATAAACCAATCCCTTGTCTGTTATGTTTGCACACAGTCCTAATTTCAAGCATGAAAGTTCTGAACATCTAGACAAATACTGCAGTCCTGCAGATAAGAAGAGCATTACTCTCAGAAGTATCAGAGATTATTTGGAATGAAAGTGCGACAATGAATTTGAACAAGGACATAACTAATGCAGGCTTAAGATAATGAAACAGATGGAGGATCGGCATGCATATtaaccaaattttctaaaatcaatGAAGGCAAATTGACCATAGTTAGTACATAACACTCGTCTGGTATAACTTTCAAAACTTGCCTTTGTCATTTACCCCACAACAATCTGTGAGATCAAGCTCCTCAAGTCGCAAGCAACATGATCCAAGCTGATCGAGGCTCTTCTCAGTGACCATATCACAAGACTCTAACTTTAGGCACACAAGGTTCCTGCAAGAGTTTGTTAAAGCAGAAAGTGCTGCATCAGTGAGGGAGCGGCAACATGTTAGATTGACAATCTTCAAATCTACACAGCCTGAAACTAGCTGCATGATGCCCATGTTTGTCACCCCAATGCATTTGCTCAACCCAATTTCCACCAACGAC
Above is a genomic segment from Alnus glutinosa chromosome 12, dhAlnGlut1.1, whole genome shotgun sequence containing:
- the LOC133851644 gene encoding putative pectinesterase/pectinesterase inhibitor 22 produces the protein MALASFLLVVILLPHLEALSHGPSSNEPDQTMQAMMTQACINVDNQKSCLSNMQTEVEKTGRPPNPSSILTAALRTTLNEARLAIQSITKFNSMSFSYREQIATEDCKELLDFSVSELAWSLSEMKNIRAGLKSVHYEGNLKAWLSAALSNQDTCLEGFEGTDRHVERFISGSLREVTQLIGNVLALYTQLHSLPFKPPRNSTATATTTEKSSNFPKWMTEGDQELLKSHPRGMHVDATVALDGSGDYRTITEAIAAAPSYSVRRYIIYVKKGIYRENIDMKKKKTNIMVFGDGMGQTIVTGNRHFMQGWTTFRTATVAVSGKGFIARDMTFRNTAGPQNHQAVALRVDSDQSAFYRCSVEGYQDTLYVHSLRQFYRECDIYGTIDFIFGNGAAVLQKCKIYTRVPLQLQKVTITAQGRKSPHQSTGFSIQDSYIFATQPTYLGRPWKQYSRTVFINTYMGGLVQPRGWLEWYGDFALSTLWYGEYRNYGPGAMLSGRVTWPGYHVIKDAATASFFTVGRFIDGRSWLPGTGIKFTVGLSD